The Natrarchaeobius halalkaliphilus DNA segment ACGTCCGTTTAAATCACGTGTCGTATGCGGAAAAGTGGGCCGCCAAAGGGACTCATCGCGTATCTCGTCTTCGAGCTACTCGAGGAGAAACCGCGCTACGGCTACGAAATCTTAAAAGAGATCGAGGAGATCAGCGGCGGCCACTGGGAACCCTCGTACGGATCGGTCTATCCGATCCTGTACAAGTTCGAAGAGAAGGGATGGGCGAAACGGATCGAGCGCGAGGACGAACCCGATCGCAAGTACTTCGAGGTGACCGACGCCGGACTCGAGGAACTCAGCGACCGTCGCGAGAAGGGGTCTGAGAAGGCCGAGGACTTCGCGGACGTGATCCTCGGTTTCTTTCACGTCTACGCCGCGTTTGCGACCGACGACCGTTTCCAGATCCCCGAACTCGAGGGCGAGTGGCGTTTCGACGAGGCGTTCAGCGAGTGGATCGTCGAGCAGCTGGCTCGCCACCACGAACACTACTTCGAGACCGCGTTCGAGCGCGTCGAAGCGACGCCCGAGGAGTTCTCCCGGCGCCACGGAATCGATGAAAACGACGATCAGGCCACGTGAACCGGTTCACGACGATCGCAGATCGAGGCCCCGCTTGTCTGGGCCGTCATGAGTGTCTCCCGCCCAGTCTTCCGTGGCCGTCGTCAAACAGGCTCTGGACCGCTTCTGTTGTCGTCCGTCGACGATTCGACTTCGTGTGTTGTCTGCCGATCGACTCGTCTCCGTGAGTAGATGTTCGTCACCGCCGAGCCGATCACTGGGTCGGCCCCCGACGCGTCGTTGCTCAGCCGGCGAGTAGTCCCGGCGCGAACAACATCGCGAGGAAGCTTATCAGCATCGCCACACCGACCGTCGTCGTGACCACGCGGACCATCCCGCGAGTCGCATCGATCGGGAGACGCGAGACCACGGCTTCGGTGCTGGTCCGAAGGATGTGACCGCCGTCGAGCGGGAACGCCGGAATGCAGTTGAAAAAGCCGAGCTGGAGGTTGATCCAGCCGGTCCAAAACAGCAGGTTCGCGATCGCGAAAACGGTCCAGTCACCGAAGGCGGCGAGCGAACCCTCGACCTGATAGAAGTTCTCGATACCGCCGGCAAAGCCGGCGAAGTTGTAGGGCAACACCTCGAGAACGCCGGCGATCGGAAGCAACACTGCAAAGCCGATCTTGCCGAGGAAGGAGTCGGTGAACGCACCGACGTCTTCGTCCGTTTCACCGCCGAGCACCGAGAGGTACGCCTCGGCGGGATAGAGCTGGACGCCGAACGTCTCGGCCGAAAAGCCAGAGATTCCCGATACGGCGTAGAACCCGACCGTGCCACCGCCGGTCACCTGGCTCCGGTCCCCGAGCGTGACGTCGTACTCGACGCGTTCGCCATCGAGGTAGCCGGCGACGGTAACCTCGTCGCCGGGGTCGGTCGTTCCCAGCCGCTCATTCAGAGCCTGCTGTGAGGGGGTGCGTTCGCCGTCGAATGAGGTGATGACGAAGTGTTCGTTGGCCGGCGCGTCGCTTTCGACGAGCGGACCGTCGTCAGCGATTTCGACGAGCGCGCCGATCGGAACCTCGCGTTCGTCGATCCCGTCGTCCGTTTCGACCGTGAGCGTCGCCGTCTCGCTCTCTCCGACGGCCTCGAGGAGTTCGGTTTCGGTGGCGATCTCCTGATCTCCGACGGCGATGATTTTGTCGCCCGCATCAAGGCCCGTGATGTCGTCACCGATCGCCGCGGTGACGAGCAACGATCGATCGACCTCGATCGTCTCCTCGCCGTTGAGTTCGACCGTGAGCTGATTGCCGTCGGCCGCCTCGACTCGGTCGGTGAGGGCGTCGTTGTCCTCGACGGACTCTCCGTTGATCGCGGTGATTCGGTCGTTGGGTTCGATGCCGGCCGACGCCGCAGGCGAGTCGGGCGCGACTCCGCCGACGGCAGCACCGGGCGCAACGGCGATCGAGCCGATGACGGGACCGAACAGGAGCGCAAAGACGACGATCGTGATCGCGAAGTTGTTCGTCACTCCGGCAGCGAACATTCGGGTCTGGCCGCCTCGAGAGGCGTTTCTGCTGCTTTCCTGTTCGGGTTCGACGAAGGCCCCGATCGGGATGATCGCGAGCATCGCGACGCCCATCGACTCGATGTCGATGTCCTCGACGCGACAGAGGAGCCCGTGGCCCCCTTCGTGAACGACGAGCCCGACCAGCAACCCGAATACGATTCCCGGCGTCGCAGAGAGCGGGAGGAAGTCGTTGACGCCGGGAATCACGAGCACGTTTCGGGGTTGCTGGACGGAGGACGTCGGCTGTGGCGAGGTGAGCGCGCCGATCGCCGCAAAGAGTAAGAAGACGAACATCGCCACCATCACGACGAGCGCGATGCCGATACCGAGATTCGCCCAGGCTCGCCAGAACCGTTTGGGACCGGAGAGCCAGTCGAGAAACGCGCGCCCGCGCTTGGTGTGAAACGTCAGGATCGGCCCCTGCGCACCGATAAACGCCGGGAGCAGGTTCGTGCTCTTGAGGAGGATGATCCCGAACCAGTAGACGAAGAGACCGACGAGGACCCAGGTCAGGAGCTCCGAACCGAAGAGTTCGGGGGGCGAAACGAAAGCGGGGGAACCGTAAACCATCAGTCGGTACTCGGAGCGGCGTTCTCAAATGGCTTTTGTCTGGACACGGACCGGCGGCTCGTCCGTCGAGTCTCACCGCTCGCGCCGGAGCCGTGCGACGACGAACTCCCGGTCGACGTTCGCGAGGAACGGGCCGAGTTTCGGACCCTGTCGCTCGTCGAAAAAGAGCCGATAGCCGGCCGCGAAGAACTCGCCGGTTTCGACGTCGTGGCGTCTCGCACTCTCGTAGATCTCTCCCTGAATCTCCTCGGGCCCGTGGCCTTCCTCGACGAAGTCCGCAAGGTCCTCGAGTGCCGCCTCGGTCGCGGCGTCGAAGTCGTGGTCCGGAACCGCCGCGCGCTTGAGTTCGTAGTCGAACTCGTTTTCGGTGCGCCGGGCCCAGTTTCGGGCCTGCTCGACGCGCTCGAGCGCCTCTTCGACCGCCCACTCGGGCGCGTCGTCGGGAACGTGACCCTCCCGACGGGCTATCTCCTCGCGCAGGTCGGGGTCGTCGGTCATCCCGAGGACCGCCGCAAAGGTATACGGAAGGCGGATGCGCCGTTCTCGTGGCTCGTCGACGATGAGCGGATAGACTCGCTTTGCGAAGGCCACCTCGTCCTCGTCGGCGTCGATCTCGTCGAAGTAAATCTCTTCGAGTCGATCGAACTCGTCGACCAGCTGATCGAGGCGTTCGATGCTGAAGTCCCGAGCTTTCGAGGGATCCTTGACGAAGAAATACCGCAACACCTCGGGTTCGATCAGCTCGAGGACGTCCGAGACGAGGATGACGTTACCCGCCGAGGACGAAAAGGGCTCTCCATCGAGGGTGAACCACTCGTAGACCATCGGCACGGGCGGTTCGATCTCGAGGACGTTGCGGGCGACGTCGTCGCCGCTCGGCCAGGAGCCCTCGGCGTGATCCTTGCCGAAGGGTTCGAAGTCGACGCCCAGCTGCTGCCACTGGCCGGGCCACTCGAAGCGCCAGGGCATCTTCCCCTCTCGGACGGTGGCGCTGCCCTCGTGACCGCAGCCGTCGATGGTCCGATCGCCGGCGTCCATGTCGGTACACCGGTAGGACACGGTCGCCGGCTCGGCGTCTAGATCGACGCCCGTGACGGTCTCGGTGATCTTCCCACACTCCGCACAGATCGGATTGAACGGGACGTAGTCGTCGTCGACTTTGTCCTGGTAGGCCGCCAGAACGTCGCGTGCACGGTCGCGGTTCTCCAGGACGTGGCGAGTAACGTCATCGAACTCGCCGCGCTCGTATAACTCCGTGTTCGAGACGAGGTCGATCGGGACGTCGACGGCGTCGGCGCTGTCCGCAATGATTCTCGAGAAGTGGTCGCCGTAGGAGTCACAGCAGCCGAACGGGTCGGGAATGTCGGTGTACGGCGCGCCGAGATTACGTCCGAGTGCGCCCGCGTCGACGTCACCCAGATCGACGAGGGCTCCCTCGAGGTCACAGAGCGTCCGCGGGAGTTTGCGAAGCGGATCACGATCGTCCGCGGTGAACACCTGGCGCACCTCGTGGCCGCGCTCGCGCAGGACCTCGGCGACGTAGTAACCGCGCAACAGTTCGTTGACGTTGCCGAGGTGAGGGACTCCCGACGGCGAGATGCCGCCTTTGACGACGATCGGTTCGTCCGGATCGCGCGCCTCGACTCGGTCTGCGACGGCGTCGGCCCAGAACGCGTGGTGTTCGTCGTCCTCGCGCTGGAGTGTGTACGGGCTCGACTCGTCGCCTGGTTCCGATTCCGCGACCGCACGTCCGCCCTCGCTGTTCGTCTCGGTGTCCGGTTCGTCGCTCATCGCTCGTGTTCCGCCCAGTACGTCGGCTCTTCACCGACACCGGCGGGGATGACGTCGGTACCGTCGTGTTCGCCGTACCGGACCGCTCGGGCGATTCTGTCGGAATCCGTTCCGTCGAGGACGATCGTCCGCATCCCCGACCGCTCGATGATCTTCGCCGCGAGCAGGTCGACTGGAGCCGACGCGCCGGCGTTCATCTCGAGGCCGGCGATGACGTCGACGAGTTCGGCGGCCGAGAGTCGGTCGTACTTGGTCGCGCTCTCGTCCTCGTTGGGGTCGGCGCTGTAGACCCCCGGAACGCTGGTCGCGTAGACGAGTAGGTCGGCGTCGACGTACTCCGCGAGGGCCGCACCGACGGCGTCGGTCGTCTGAGCGGGAGCGACGCCGCCCATGACGGAGACGTTTCCCTGACGGAGCGCGTCGCCGGCTTCCTCGTAATCGAGTGCCGGCGCCGTGACGGACTCTTCACCGAGTGCGGCGATGAGGAGCCGAGCGTTGAGTCGGGTAACGTCGATCCCGAGCTGATCGAGTTCGATTTCGTTGGCCCCGAGGTCGCGCGCGGCACCGATATACTCCCGCGCGACACCGCCACCGCCGACGACTGCGCCGACGCGACAGCCGTCCGAAACGAGGTTTTCGACGACGGCAGCGTGCTCGGCCACCCGATGAGCGCCGGGCTCGGGGACGAGTACGCTTCCGCCGATGGAGACGACCACTTTCATGCTAATCCGGTGTAACCGGGTTGCTATCTTAAGAGTTGCCAACTGTCCGGCACTCGCCACGGCGTGACACTTGAAAGCGGTGCTGGTCGGTCCGGCGGCGACAGCTACAAAGTGCAACCCGGCCTTGTCACGTACATGCACGTACTCGGTATCGTCGGTCACGACGCACGAGACGAGACGCTCGAGACCGTCGTCGATCAGGCGGTCGAACGGCTTTCGGGGGCGGGACGCGTCGGCGTCGTCAGATACGACGCGACTATTGCGGACGGAATGACCGCCAGCGAGACGATTACGGTCGGCGGAGACGTTACCTACGAACTCGGAGCGGACGGCGACTGGACTGCGACCGGAACGGGGCTCTCCGTCGACGACGCACTCGATCGGCTGGCGCTCGACTGCGAGTACGCCGTCGTCGTCGGCGTCCGCCCTCTGCAGTATCCCTCGGTCGTCGTGGGATCGGGACGGACCGGAGAGGACAGCCTCGACGTCGAGTCGGATCACGTCATCGCTACCGTCGAGACAGCGGCCGAACTCGCGGATATCGACCTCGCGACAGAACTCGAGCGCGTCGACCCCTACGAAACGCTCGAGTCACTCGTCGCTCGCGTCAAACGGTCTCCTCTGGCCGACCGGTCCGGCGCGATCGCGACCTTTACCGGTCGAGTGCGCGCGAAAGACGCCGAGGACGACGATCGGACGCAGTACCTCGAGTTCGAGAAGTACGAGGGCGTCGCCGATGAACGAATGAACGCACTCGAGGTCGACCTCGAAAAGCGAGACGGCGTGCTCTCAGTCGAACTCTACCACCGAACCGGCGTCATCGAGGACGGCGAGGATATCGTCTTCGTCGTCGTCCTCGCGGGCCACCGCGAGGAAGCGTTCCGGACCGTCGAAGACGGAATCAACCGGCTGAAAGACGAGGTTCCGCTCTTCAAGAAGGAAGTGACGATCGAAGACGAGTTCTGGGTTCACGAACAACGTTGATGGTCCGCGGCTAAGATGGACGATAGCACCCTCATCGTTTCCGCTCCCCAGCGATAGAATACAGTGACTATCCGTCCATCGAGAAGTACTATCTCGTCCGTATGATCGCACCGAGATAATGAGTTAGCGCCCGTCGTAAAACGTTTAACAGATTCTAGAGGAGTAGTAAATGAGTGAATAAACGCGGCTAAAAGATTCATTACCGATCAGATCAGTGAACACAATCGAATTTTAGCGAACCGTCCTCGACTTATAACATATACCCATCACAAGTGGTCGATGTCGATGAGTACAACAGCACAACCCTCCACGGAAAGCAAGGAACACCGTCTGAAACGCTACCTTCGCGACCGCGCCGAAGACGGAGAGCTGTACTTCAAAGGCAAGTTCATCGCCGACGAAGTCGGCATGTCTCCCAAGGAGATCGGCGCGCTCATGGTCAAACTCTCCGAGTCCGCGACCGAACTCGAGATCGAAAAGTGGTCCTACACGAGCGCAACGACGTGGCGCGTCGAATCCGCTTGAGGTTCCGAGACGCGACTCTCGAGCGGTCTCGTCACCGACGCGAACGCGTTCCCCGCACGGTTTCGTCTCCGCCGCTCGACGAAGGGGTGGGGGCTTCGGCATCGCTCGAGTCGCGTCGGTCCCCGTTTCGTCTCTCCTTCCGCCGTCCACACCCCGTTCCAGCGAACGTATATACGAGGGGACAGTGAGTCACGCACGATGGACGACGTCGATTCGTCCGGCTACAGCACGTCGACGCGAGCCCAGCCCCTCCAGAACGGACCGCCGCTCGAGCGGATCGAGTCGGTTTTTTCGGTGTACGAAACGCAGACCGAGGGTGAGACCGCTGGTTCGGACGAGGCGAGCCGGACGCTGGTCTACTACGGCGATCCACTGGTTCCACCGCAGGACGTGATGAGCGAGCTGTGGCCCGTGTTCCAGGAGGCCGGCTACGAACCGGAACTGACGACTCGACACGGCGAGTTCGTCCTGGTTGCCGAACCGAAACAGGTCGGCGTCGACGGGGTTCCCTGGACCAACGTCGTTCTGTTGTGTCTGACCGTCGCGTCGACGCTGTTTGCCGGGTCGATGTGGTATCACATCGATCCGATCGCCAATCCGACCGAGATGTGGCGCGCCTGGCCGTTTACCGTCGCGATCCTCGGCGTCCTGGGCGTTCACGAGATGGGACACTACGTGACGAGTCGGTACCACGACGTCGACGCCTCGCTTCCGTACTTCATCCCCGTGCCTACGCTCATCGGTACGATGGGTGCGGTGATCAAGATGAAAGGGCGAATGCCCGACCGGAAGGCACTGTTCGACATCGGCGTCGCCGGACCGCTCGCCGGTCTGGTCGCGACGATCGCAGTCACGGTCGTCGGGTTACACCTGCCGCCGGTGACCGCACCCGAATCCGTCGTTCAGGATCCCAACGCGATCCAGATACGGCTCGGCTACCCACCCTTGCTCGAGATGCTCGCGGCCGCGTTCGACCAGCCGCTGTACCGCGACGACCCGGCGACGGCGGTCAACCCGGTCGTCATCGGCGGCTGGGTCGGGATGTTCGTTACCTTTCTCAACCTTATCCCCGTCGGCCAGCTCGACGGCGGACACATCCTCCGGGCGATGGCCGGTGAGTTCCAGGAGACGATCGCGGCGCTCGTTCCGGGCGCGTTGTTCGGTCTGGCGGTCTATCTCTACTACGTCGGTGACCACGGCGGTAACTCAGTCCTCATCTGGGCGGTCTGGGGCGTCTTCACCGCCATCCTCGCCACCGTCGGCCCCGCACACCCGGTCCGCGACGACCGGTTGGGTCTCGGTCGGCTCCTCCTCGGCATCGTCACGTTCGGGCTCGGAATCCTCTGTTTCATGGCCGTTCCGATCGCGATCGTCGAATAGCGGCCTCCGTCTCTCAGCCGTGCGTGAATCCGCGATCCTCGAGCGCGTCGCCGTCTATCGTTATTCCGTCGCCGGGTTTGCGGACCGAACCGATCGTCGAAAGTGGGACGGCTGTCGCCGCTCGAACGGCCTCGAGTGCGTCTTCGGGAACGGTTGCCACGAGCTCGAAATCCTCCCCGAACGTCGTTGCGCGCTCGAGCGCTTCGTCGTCGTCGGCTGAGACCTCGAACAACGCATCGTCGATCGGGACGTCCCCAGCGTCCACCGCGAACCCGCAGTCGCTTGCCTCCGAAAGCTGGTGGAGCGAGCGCGCGAGCCCGTCGCTCGAGTCCATCATTGCGGTCGCGTGCGCTCCGAGTGCAAGGCCGGCGTCGACACGCGGCTCGAACCGGAACAGCTCGTTCGCCCGTTCACGGAGGCGGTCGGCGTCGGCAGCCGAGTCGGTTTCGGACGCACGATCGAACAGCTCGAGTGCGGCGGCGCTTCGTCCGAGCGTTCCCGTGACACAGAGGCGGTCGCCGGGACGGGCACCGCCTCGGAGGACGGGGTCGTCCGTCCGTCCGAACGCGGTCGTCGTAACCGTAAACTCATCGTGACCGTCGAGATCGCCGCCGACGTACTCGGCACCGACGCGCTCGCAGACCTCGCGTGCGCCGCGTACGAACGCGAGCACCTCGTCACGGTCGAGCTCGGGAGCCGCGTAAACGGCGACCGCCGCTATCGCGGTCGCACCCATCGCGGCCACGTCCGATAGCGACGCACCGACGGCACGCCAACCCGCCGTATAGCGCGTCGTTCCGGACGGGAAATCCGTCCGCTCGTGGAGCATGTCCGTCGTTATCACGAGATCGTCGACGACCGCGGCGTCGTCGCCGGCGGCCTCGAGTTCGCGTTCCAGAAGCGCCAGTACGGCCCGTTCGTCCATACCTCTCGTTTCGTCTCGAGTGCGAAAAACGGTCCGGGACTGCGCTGTGCCGACGGCGACCGGTGGAAACGGAACGCCGACGCGGCTCGAGTGCGATACGATGGTCTTAAATGCCGCGGAAGGGAACCTGACCCCAATGGCTACGATGTACGACGTTCCGGCGGACGATCTCATCGAGGCGCTCGCTGAGGACCTCGGAGACCGACTCGACGAACCCGACTGGGCGCAGTTCGCAAAGACCGGCGTCGGTCGCGAACTGCCACCCCAACAGGAGGACTTCTGGGCGACGCGTGCGGCGAGTCTCCTGCGAAAGATCGCGGATCGCGGACCCGTCGGTGTCGAACGACTCGCAACCGAATACGGCAACGCGAAAAGCGGCTCGAACCGCTACCGCGTCGCGCCCGACCGACGGACCGACGGCTCGCGCAACGTGATCCGGACGATCCTCCAGCAACTCGAGGACGAGGACCTCGTCGAGACTGCAGAGGGCGAAGGACGGCGCATCACCCCGAACGGACGGAGCCTCCTCGACGATACCGCAGGCACCGTACTCGAGGACCTCGACCGTCCGGAACTCGAGCGCTACGCCTGAACGTCGGCCTCATCTCCCGCTTTTCGTCACGCGTTTCTCGAGAGCGATCAGTCGCCCGGCGTGAGCGTGGTCCGTAATCATTTTCCCCGCCGCCAAACAATCGAAGACGTATGAGCGACGCACCCGACGAGGAGAAACTCGAACAGCTTCGACAGCAGAAAATGGAGCAGCTACAGGAACAGGCGGAATCCGGACAGGGGGAGGGCTCCAAGGAGGCCGCCCAGCAGCAAGCGGACGCCCAGAAACAGGCGCTCTTGCGCCAGCACCTGACCGACGACGCGCGAAAGCGACTCAACACGGTCAAGATGAGCAAACCACAGTTCGGCCAGCAGGTCGAACAGCAGGTCATCGCGCTGGCCCGAAGCGGACGGATGCAGGGCAAAATCGACGACGACAAGATGAAACAGCTCTTGAAGGAGCTAAAGCCCGACTCGAAGAGTTTCGACATCAAGCGACGCTGATGGAGGTCGGACTGCTTTACAGCGGCGGCAAGGATTCGACGCTCGCGGCGCTCCTCCTCGAGGATTTCTACGACGTAACGCTCGTGACGGCCCAGTTCGGAATTAGCGACGACTGGAAACACGCCCGCGCGACCGCCGACGCGACCGGCTTCGCGTTCGAACGGCTCGAACTCGATGCGGAGGTGGCACACGAGGCCGTCGCGATGATCCGGGACGACGGCTTCCCTCGAAACGGTATCCAACACGTCCACCAGCACGCACTCGAACGAGCCGCAGCCGACGGGTTCGACGTCGTCGCGGACGGAACGCGACGGGACGATCGCGTGCCCACGGTTTCGAGGGCCCAAGCACAGAGTCTCGAGGACCGACACAGCGTCGATTACATCTCGCCGCTGTCGGGGTTCGGCCGCGGTGCCGTCGACCAGCTCGTCGACGCCCATCTCGAGGTAACGGTCGGGCCAAGCGAGGAGATCAGGCGAGCCGACTACGAGGCGGAGCTCCGGGCGCTCATCGTCGACGAGGACGGCCTCGACGCCGTCGGGGACTACTTTCCGGACCACGAACAGACCTACGTAACCGACGTTCGCTGATACGGATTGCTGTACCGGGTTACCGGTGCGACCGCGGGCGGTCGTGGTCGCACCGGTAACGACTGTTGATCTCCCGATCTCGTCGCTGCGAAATGCCTCCGCGTGTATTTCTCCACCGAGAGCTGATATATAGCTCGGAGGGGACAACCAGCGCGTTTATCCCGTCGGAGTAACATCGGATTACCGATGCAGCGACTGCACGCCCGATACCCGTTTCTCGAGGCGGCACGCGAGACCGTGGCGACCGAGGCGGTCGATCTGGCGACCGTCGTCGAGGACGATCGCGCGGTCGTCGACCGCGCCCGTCAACGAGTTATTACCGCACTCGAGGGGGAGGGTATCGGTGAGCCACACCGAACGACCCGGATCGAGTTGCTCTCCTATCCCGTTGCGCGCGTTCTCGTCTCGATGGTCGGGGAACGCATCCTCGTTCGACGGTACGCTCGCGGAGAGGCCGAAACCGCCTACGACCGGTTCAAAAACGACCGCGACGACACGACCGAACTGAAAAGCGTCGAAACGACGGCACTCGATCTCGCGGACCTCCGTGCCGAGTTCGAGATGGACGAAGCCGTTCGAAGCTCGTCGACGGAGAGCTACCGGATCGACGTCGGTACGTATCTTCCGCTTGCGGCGAACCTGTGGGGCGACGAGTGGTTGCTCGTCAATCAGCCGGTAGCCGATGGGGAGGTCCCGGTCAGCGAGGACGAACTGCTGGTGCTCCTCCGGGAGGCGATCCGGAACCGCATCGAGGACGGATTGCCGTTCGAGGTCCCCGAATCGATCGCGAGCGCGCTCGAGGACGACGCCGAGGAGATCAGACGAGCGCTGGCCGAACTCGATCTGACCCGCGAAATAGACACGGTCGTCCCCGACCTGTTCCCGCCGTGTATGAAGGCACTGCTCGACGATATCCAGAAGGGGGAACACCTCCCGCATCACTCCCGGTTCGCGATCACCGCGTTTCTGGCGAACATCGGCATGTCGACCGACGAGATCGTCGACCTCTATCGGGTAAACTCCTCGTTCGGTGAGGAGATGACTCGCTACCAGACCGACCACATCCGGGGCGATACGTCACCGACTGAGTACTCCTCGCCCTCGTGTGCGACGATGCAATCTTACGGCGACTGCGTGAACAAAGACGACCTCTGTGAGCGCATCCCTCATCCGATGGCCTACTACGAAGAGCGGATCGACGATGCCGAAGACGACGAACTCGAGGACTGGCGCGAAAGCGAGGGGGAGGAGGAAGGCGAACCTGCGGACGACTAACTCCGACGGATCATTTTTCCGGCGGCTCCTCGGAGAGTTCCGCAGCCTGCTGGCGGACGTCCTCGAGCGCTCGCTCCTGTTCGGACCGAGCGAGTCCGCCCGATTCGACGTGGCGCCCCTCGTACTGCCAGGACGGAATCGCGTTCCAGACGCTCGAGTCACCGTCGGCCGCCCGTTCGGCGTCCGATTGACGCTCTCGGTCGCCATCTGATCGGTCGGTCGAGCCGGCTTCGGACGCCGCCGCGGACCGTCGCCACAGGAGGACGACCGCGATGACCGCAAAAATCCCCATCACGCCCATCGCCGTCCGTCCGGGGAGGAACGCCGGCGTCCGGACGAAGAGGGACGAGCCCAGCAGGACGAGCGCGAGAAAGAGGGCCAGCTGGCGACGGGATGACGACTGCTCAGCGTTCGAACTCGAGCCGGCACTGCTCACGGGATATGTCGGTTGCGAGCAAGGAAAACGGTACCGGTAACGGCACTGATCGATCAGGCTGCGTTCTTCGCTTCGGTATCCTCGTCTTCGAGGCCGTCTCCGGGTTCGTTCAGCACGAATGCCAGCCCGATGCCGACGGCCGTCAGCAGGAGGATAAAGCCGACGATCGCACCGACGAGCATCTCCGCGCCATCGGGTGAGAGGACGCTGTTCTCCCCGCCGTAGGTTACGCCGATGTAGAACATGACACCCAGCATCACCAGTACGGCAGAGACGGCCACGATAATTTCGATGACCCGCTCGCGATCAAGCATTACTGAGACGGTTTCTCCGGCCGCATCAAAAACGCTTCGAAGCGCTCGAGTGAGACGGCGTCGATTCAGCGACGATAGTGGGTTCTCGCGGTGACGGAGGAAGCTACGTTCCGGTCATTCCCTGCTCGAGTTCGCGGAGCTGTTCGATCCGCCGTTCCGTCGGTGGATGCGTACTGAACAGTCTGCCGACGACGCCTGATCTGATCGGGATGATAAAGAAGGCGTTCATCTCGGCTTCTTCTCGCATGTCGTCTTTGGGGACTCGATCCATCTCCCCCGAGATTTTCATCAGGGCGGACGCCAGCGCTGCGGGGTTGCCGGTGATCGCGGCCGCACCGCGGTCGGCGGAGTACTCGCGATACCGCGAGAGCGCTCGAATAAGGAGATAGCTGATGATCCAGACGACGAGCGAGACGAGGATGGCGACGACGATTCCGCCACC contains these protein-coding regions:
- a CDS encoding DUF7472 family protein codes for the protein MLDRERVIEIIVAVSAVLVMLGVMFYIGVTYGGENSVLSPDGAEMLVGAIVGFILLLTAVGIGLAFVLNEPGDGLEDEDTEAKNAA
- a CDS encoding DNA-binding protein: MSDAPDEEKLEQLRQQKMEQLQEQAESGQGEGSKEAAQQQADAQKQALLRQHLTDDARKRLNTVKMSKPQFGQQVEQQVIALARSGRMQGKIDDDKMKQLLKELKPDSKSFDIKRR
- a CDS encoding 30S ribosomal protein S19e; the protein is MATMYDVPADDLIEALAEDLGDRLDEPDWAQFAKTGVGRELPPQQEDFWATRAASLLRKIADRGPVGVERLATEYGNAKSGSNRYRVAPDRRTDGSRNVIRTILQQLEDEDLVETAEGEGRRITPNGRSLLDDTAGTVLEDLDRPELERYA
- a CDS encoding DUF7411 family protein; amino-acid sequence: MEVGLLYSGGKDSTLAALLLEDFYDVTLVTAQFGISDDWKHARATADATGFAFERLELDAEVAHEAVAMIRDDGFPRNGIQHVHQHALERAAADGFDVVADGTRRDDRVPTVSRAQAQSLEDRHSVDYISPLSGFGRGAVDQLVDAHLEVTVGPSEEIRRADYEAELRALIVDEDGLDAVGDYFPDHEQTYVTDVR
- the thiL gene encoding thiamine-phosphate kinase, whose amino-acid sequence is MDERAVLALLERELEAAGDDAAVVDDLVITTDMLHERTDFPSGTTRYTAGWRAVGASLSDVAAMGATAIAAVAVYAAPELDRDEVLAFVRGAREVCERVGAEYVGGDLDGHDEFTVTTTAFGRTDDPVLRGGARPGDRLCVTGTLGRSAAALELFDRASETDSAADADRLRERANELFRFEPRVDAGLALGAHATAMMDSSDGLARSLHQLSEASDCGFAVDAGDVPIDDALFEVSADDDEALERATTFGEDFELVATVPEDALEAVRAATAVPLSTIGSVRKPGDGITIDGDALEDRGFTHG
- the priL gene encoding DNA primase regulatory subunit PriL is translated as MQRLHARYPFLEAARETVATEAVDLATVVEDDRAVVDRARQRVITALEGEGIGEPHRTTRIELLSYPVARVLVSMVGERILVRRYARGEAETAYDRFKNDRDDTTELKSVETTALDLADLRAEFEMDEAVRSSSTESYRIDVGTYLPLAANLWGDEWLLVNQPVADGEVPVSEDELLVLLREAIRNRIEDGLPFEVPESIASALEDDAEEIRRALAELDLTREIDTVVPDLFPPCMKALLDDIQKGEHLPHHSRFAITAFLANIGMSTDEIVDLYRVNSSFGEEMTRYQTDHIRGDTSPTEYSSPSCATMQSYGDCVNKDDLCERIPHPMAYYEERIDDAEDDELEDWRESEGEEEGEPADD